In the genome of Quercus robur chromosome 3, dhQueRobu3.1, whole genome shotgun sequence, one region contains:
- the LOC126717417 gene encoding V-type proton ATPase subunit F, whose amino-acid sequence MAGRAPIATKSSALIAMIADEDTITGFLLAGVGNVDLRRKTNYLIVDSKTTVKAIEDAFKDFTTKEDIAIVLISQYVANMIRFLVDSYNKPIPAILEIPSKDHPYDPSHDSVLSRVKYLFSAESVASDRR is encoded by the exons ATGGCTGGTCGGGCTCCAATTGCCACTAAAAGCTCAGCACTTATTGCTATGATTGCTGATGAG GACACTATAACTGGATTTTTGCTGGCCGGTGTGGGTAATGTCGACTTGAGGAGAAAGACAAACTACCTTATTGTTGATTCAA AAACAACGGTCAAAGCAATTGAAGATGCATTCAAAGATTTCACCACAAAGGAGGATATTGCTATCGTCCTAATCAGCCAATAT GTAGCAAACATGATAAGGTTCCTGGTTGATAGCTACAATAAGCCAATACCAGCTATTTTGGAGATCCCTTCAAAGGATCATCCTTATGACCCTTCACATGATTCAGTTCTTTCACGTGTGAAGTATCTCTTCTCTGCTGAATCTGTGGCATCTGATCGGCGCTGA